The Triticum urartu cultivar G1812 chromosome 5, Tu2.1, whole genome shotgun sequence genome contains the following window.
TTCACGAAAAGTTCAAGTTTTCACACTTTTCACGTGTGTTTCATATCTGTTCCACCACACATCTGTACCTCTTTTCAAGGAACGGGGTTCATTCTTTCATCCGATTAGATCAAAATTAATAGTTCGGTTAAAAATTCTAGCAAGACATAACAAAGAGTCGTCCCGTCTCTGGGTTGTTAGGAGAAAGGCAATGCCCACTATGACATCTCCTCATGAACTATCAGCGTGTCTTTTGAGTACTACTATATTTGGGAAGATTATATGATAGAATGACTCACATACATTTCCTTTTTAGGAGAGTCCAACCTTCTCCTCCATCAAGTGCTGATGTTAACACCACTAGCTGGTTGGAATGGTCATGGTTGTTTACAACCGACAGACCTCTACATGACAGTGTTCGCATAATGCTAGTCATGACAGGGGCTGTTATTCCATTCATTAGATACAAAGTAAGATCATTCCTAACATCTCCCCTCCCCTCAATAGTTTTCGGTATTGCGGGAGTTGGACCGAAGAACATGCTCCAGCGGATCTCTTTTCCGCAATATCTTTTTTATAACcaaccacccccccccccacccacccacaccccccccccccccccccaacccacACCCCCATAGAGGCAGTAATCCATGAAGTATTGGCGGGAGACAACCGGACAAAAAAATAAAACGAAAAGGAAAACAAGAAAAGAATTATCCCAATTCATCGAGATCTTTTGCCGGGGCAATAAGGAGAATAGGAGGAGAACTCATTGGCTGGCTTGGGATAAACTAATGAGATCCAAAGGCGAAGCGGGTATGGGATTTCATGATCTTAGATTATTTAATCATGTGCTTCGGGCTAACCAAGTTTGTTGGTTATTGGTTTATCAGCATCCACTATGTGCAAAGGTGATGAAGGCAAAATATTATCCTCGTGGGCATGTCCTGGATACGGTCTTCCCGCAAGCGATGTTGGTGACTTGGCAAAATGTTATGCATGACCTTAAGCTGCTTTAAAACGGTGTTATTTGAAGTGTTTTGATGGTGCTAGTATAAATATTTGGAGAGGTAATTGTCTTCCCAGAGATTATATCCACACAAAAAAAATCTGTTTTGAAGAATTGAACTAGGCTTAAATGGGTGTGTGAGTTATTCATGAGAGGGTCTAGGAGATGGGATGAGAGAATTTCATCACACACATGTTTTATCACCACGATGTTGAGGAAATTTTAAAATTTCCTATTCAATCTGTGGGAGAGGGAGATTTTATTGCTTGGCACTATGAGAAAAATGGTTTTCTTTAGATTAAGAGTGCGTATAGGCTGGCGTTGAAACACAATGACAATAAGGTAGATTTTGGGAACTCCAGTACCACCATGAGCGGGGAATGGAtgctctgttggggaacgtagtaattcaaattttttcctacgatcacgcaagatctaattaggagatgcatagcaacgagaggggagagtgtgtccacgtatcctcgtagaccgaaagcggaagcgtttagtaacgcggttgatgtagttgaacgtcttcacgatccaaccgattcaagtaccgaatgtacgacacctccgtgttcagcacacgtttagcatgatgacgtccctcgagctcttgatccaggaGAGAGTaaagggagagttccgtcaacacgacggcctgatgatggtgatggtgatgtgatccgcgcagggcttcgcctaagcgctACGACGCTATGATCGAAGAAGTAAACTGTGGAGCAGGGCattgcacacggctaagagaacaactgttgtgctttggggtgcccccttgtccccgtatataaaggaggaggggaggaggccggccacaaggggcgtgCCAAGGAGAGCGGAGTCGTACTAGGACtccagtcctagtaggattcgcccccacTTTTTTTTCCTTCTACCGGAGGGGGGAAAGGGGAAGGAgatggagtaggagaaggaaagggggtggcACCCcgttccctagtccaattcggcctcctcccTTGTGGGGGCCGCACCTGAcccttgtgggctggttagcctccctcctatggctcatatggcccatatctttccgCGGGGGGTTTCAGCAACCCCTCTGGTACTCCGGTATGTACCCGATACACTTCGGAAccctttcggtgtccgaatactaccttccaatatatcaatctttacctctcgaccatttagagactcctcgtcatgtccgtgatcttatccgggactgCGAACAAACTTCGTTCACCAAAACACTTAACTCATAAATACAAATCGTCGTCGAACGTTAAGCTTGCGGAGCCTatgagttcgagaactatgtagagatgaccgagacacatctccggtcaataaccaatagcggaatctggattctcatattggttcctacatattctacgaagatctttatcggtcaaaccgcataacaacataagttatttcctttgtcatcggtatgttacttgcccgagattcgatcgtcggtatcatcatacctagttcaatctcgttactagcaagtcccttagtcgttccgtaatgcatcatcccgtaactaactcattagccacattgcttgcaaggcttatagtgatgtgcattaccgagacggcccagagatacctcttcgatacacggagtgacaaatcctaatcttgatctatgccaactcaacaaacaccttcggagacacctgtagagcatctttataatcacccagttacgttgtgacatttgatagcacacaaagtgttcctccggtattcgggagttgcataatctcatagtgagaggaatatgtacaagtcatgaagaaaacaatagcaataaaactaaacgatcattatgttaagctaacagatgggtcttgtccatcacatcattctctaatgatgtgatcccgttcatcaaatgacaacacatatctatggttaggaaacttaaccatctttgattaacgagctagtcaagtagaggcatactagggatactctgttttgtctatgtatttacacatgtattaagtttctggttaatacaattctagcatgaataaaaaatatttatcatgatataaggaaatataaataacatttttattattgcctttagggcatatttccttgagtctcccacttgcactagtgtcgataatctagttcacatcaccatgtgatttaacactctatagttcacatcgctatgtgattaacagccaaagagtactaaggtgtgatcatgttttgcttgtgagagaagtttagtcaacgtctgccacattcagatccatatgtattttgcaaatttctatgtctacaatgctgtGTACGGAGCttctctagctaattgctcccactttcaatatgtatccagattgacacttagagtcatccagatcagcgtcaaagcttgcatcgacgtaacccatTATGACGAACTTTTTgccacctccataattgagaaacatatccttattctactaaggataattttgaccgttgtccagtaatccactcctggatcaatattgtaccctcttgccaaactcatggtgaggtacacaataggtctggtacatagcatagtATACTTTATAGAATCTATGACTAAGGCATATGGAATGACTTTTCATGCTGTTGTGTTCCTCTATACTTGTGTGTTAATAAGACTATTTTTTAATGATGTTGCCGAGGATCATATGATAGAGATCATCGGATACATTGAATGCAGAATGACGCGTTTGTATCGTCGTCTAAGACGTTGAAGCGACCATGGATATTCCATTCCAGGTCTAATATGACCGTGCGTTGTGTGCATGATATACACACCCGTGCACGCACGTACAATGTTATGCAACACTTGGTCAAATAATAATATAGGGaagtttttatttttttgaaaaaataataTAGAGAAGTTGACCTGGAACAAAGCTATACCTCAAAATAATGTGGAGTATTTTTCCccacaaaaaaaagaaaagaaaatgacTATATAGTTTCTGAATTTCGTTGACTTGAGTGCCATCTATGCATGATACATCGATCCGTGCACGTACTTAGCAAAACATGTCTACTTGCTAGTAATATCCAAATTAATTAACTCCCCGCAAAACATGTCTACTCTAATTAATTTGCCTCTATGCAAAATACATCCGTGCACGATGTAGATCAAATAGCTAGCTCCTAGCAGTTGATGGAACGCCACAAAAATCCTAGGAATAGCTATATATATCTGCATGAATTGCAGGCCATTACATCCGCATCCACCACAAAAGTAAGTAGCTCTCCGGCCTATAGCGACCAACACGCAGGTAGTTGTGATGGCGTCTTCATCTCTGTCAGTGGTGCTGCTCCTTCTGTGCCTGGCCGCGGCGGCGTCGGCGCAGATGTCCCCGACGTTCTACGACGCGTCGTGCCCCGGGGCGCTGGCCACCATCAAGAGCAGCGTGGCGGCCGCCGTGAGCAGCGACCCCCGCATGGCCGCGTCGCTGCTCCGGCTGCACTTCCATGACTGCTTTGTCCAAGCAAGTCCTTCACACACTACTTGTTATTGTTTGGATCGGTTTCATTTGCTGAACACCAGCGGTTAACCCGTGCCTGGCTACGTACATGCAGGGCTGCGACGCGTCCGTTCTGCTGGCTGGCAACGAGCGGAACGCGTTCGGGAACGTGGGATCGCTGCGAGGCTTCGACGTCATCGACAAAATCAAGTCGAATGTGGAGCAGGCGTGCAAGCGCACCGTCTCCTGCGCCGACATCCTCGCCGTCGCCGCTCGCGATTCCGTCGTCGCCGTAAGAACTAACATGATCTTTCAACCCCTTTTTAATTAATAATCTGTTTGCATGCGTGTCACGGTTTTGAACTGAGGTTAGTACTCATCGGCTTTACTTGTGTAGGTAGGAGGGCCGTCATGGACAGTCTCtctggggaggagggactccgaCACGGCTAGCGAGACACTGGCCAACCGTGACCTGCCTGCCCCATCACTTAGCGTCACCGACCTCATCACCCGCTTCGCCGCCAAGGGGCTCAACCACACCGATATGGTCGCCCTCTCTGGTGCGCACACCATAGGGCAGGCGCAGTGCAAGAACTTCAGGACCAGGCTCTACAGCGAGGAGAACATTGACCCGGCCTTGGCGACGTCGCGCAAGGCCACCTGCCCTCAGCTAACCGGCTCTGGCGACAGCAACTTGGCCCCATTGGACGATACGACCCCGGACATGTTCGACAACGCCTACTTCGTCAACCTCAAGCTCAATAAGGGGCTCCTACACTCCGACCAGGTGCTCTACACCCTTGCCGGTGGTGCCACCGAAGACATCATTGACGGCTTCGCATCTAACCAGGATGCGTTCAACAACGCCTTTGCCGCAGCCATGGTGAAGATGGGGAACATCAGCCCCTTGATTTTCCCACAGGGTCAGGTCAGGCGCATCTGCTCCAGGGCGAACTAAGAATTGCCAGCCAGCCATTTGCACCGAAATGATAGCGTCGACCATGCATCAATCTGCTGCTTTGAGATCGGAATTAGCCACATTTTTTTCTCCACAAAATGAGTCATCCATGTCTTTGCAGCAACTTGTGGTGCCACATACTCCATTATTTCTTGCCTTTTTTGTACCTATTGTAATTTTTTGGATCCCATTATTCTTCAATTTGATTCTCTTCTATACTTTGCTAATTATTCATAACCTATTCACATTTGTTTTTGTATAAAACATTTTGTCATTTTTTTTTATGATTTCATAATTTTCTTGATACAATAATCATGTCAAGTTTCCCAAAGTTTCACAGATTGTTCACAAATATTCCAATGAAATTTCACGAAAAGTTCAAGTTTTCACACTTTTCACGTGTGTTTCATATCTGTTCCACCACACATCTGTACCTCTTTTCAAGGAACGGGGTTCATTCTTTCATCCGATTAGATCAAAATTAATAGTTCAGTTAAAAATTCTAGCAAGACATAACAAAGAGTCGTCCCGTCTCTGGGTTGTTAGGAGAAAGGCAATGCCCACTGACATCTCCTCATGAACTATCAGCGTGGCTTTTGAGTACTACTATATTTGGGAAGATTATATGATAGAATGACTCACATACATTTCCTTTTTAGGAGAGTCCAACCTTCTCCTCCATCAAGTGCTGATGTTAACACCACTAGCTGGTTGGAATGGTCATGGCTGTTTACAACCGACAGACCTCCACATGATAGTCTTCGCATAATGCTAGTCATGACAGGGGCTGTTATTCCATTCATTAGATACAAAGTAAGATCATTCCTAACATCTCCCTGCCCTCAATAGTTTTTGGTATTGCGGGAGTTGGACCAAAGAACATGCTCCAGCGGATCTCTTCTCCGCAATATCTTTTTTAtaaccaccccccccccccccccacccacccacacacacacccCTATAGAGGCAGTAATCCATGAAGTGTTGGCGGGAGACAACcgacaaaaaaaacaaaaaggaaaacaAGAAAAGGAATTATCCCAATTCATCGAGATCTTTTGCCGGGACAATAAGGAGAATAGGAGAACTCATTGGTTGGCTTGGGATAAACTAATGAGACCGAAAGGCGAAGTGGGTATGGGATTTCATGATCTGAGATTATTTAATCATGTGCTTATGGCTAACCAAGTTTGTTGGTTATTGGTTTATCAGCATCCACTATGTGCAAAGGTGATGAAGGCAAAATATTATCCTTGTGGCCATGTCCTGGATACGGTCTCCCCGCAAGCGATGTCGGTGACTTGGCAAAATGTTATGCATGGCCTTAAGCCGCTTCAAAATGGTGTCATTTGAAGTGTTTTGATGGTGCTAGTATAAATATTTGGAGAGGTAATTGTCTTCCCAGAGATTATATCCCCACAAAAAAAATCTGTTTTGAAGAATTGAACTAGGCTTAAATGGGTGTGTGAGTTATTCATGAGAGGGTCTAGGAGATGGGATGAGAGAATTTCATCACACACATGTTTTATCACCACGATGTTGAGGAAATTTTAAAATTTCCTATTCAATCTGTGGGAGAGGGAGATTTTATTGCTTGGCACCATGAGAAAAATAGTTTTCTTTAGATTAAGAGTGCGTATAGGCTGGCGTTGAAACACAATGACAATAAGGTAGATTTTGGGAACTCCAGTACCACCATGAGCGGGGAATGGAtgctctgttggggaacgtagtaattcaaattttttcctacgatcacgcaagatctaatTAGGAGATGCAtaagcaacgagaggggagagtgtgtccacgtatcctcgtagaccgaaagcggaagcgtttagtaacgcggttgatgtagttgaacgtcttcacgatccaaccgattcaagtaccgaacatacggaacctccgtgttcagcactcgtttagcatgatgacgtccctcgagctcttgatccaacaaagggtcgagggagagttccgtcagcacgacggcatggtgatggtgatggtgatgtgatccgcgcagggcttcgcctaagcactacgacgctatgatcggaggagtaaactgtggatgggggcactgcacacggctaagagaacaactgttgtgctttggggtgcccccttgtccccgtatataaaggaggaggggaggaggccggccacaGGGGGCGTGCCAAGGAGAgcggagtcctactaggactgggtcctagtaggattcgcctcCTTTTTTTTCCATCTACCGGATGGGGAAAAGGGGAAGGAgatggagtaggagaaggaaaggggggtggcgccccctaccctagtccaattcggcctcctcccTTGTGGGGGCCGCACCTGAcccttgtgggctggttagcctccctcctatggctcatatggcccatatctttccccgAGGGTTTCGACAACCCCTCTGGTACTCCGGTATGTACCCGATACACTTCGGAAccctttcggtgtccgaatactaccttccaatatatcaatcattacctctcgaccatttagagactcctcgtcatgtccgtgatcttatccaggactgcgaacaaacttcggtcaccaaaacacttaACTCATAAATACAAATTGTCATTGAATGTTAAGCTTGCGGACCCTatgagttcgagaactatgtagacatgaccgagacacatctccggtcaataaccaatagcggaatctggatgctcatattggctcctacatattctacgaagatctttatcggtcaaaccgcataacaacatacgttattccctttgtcatcggtatgttacttgcccgagattcgatcgtcggtatcctcatacctagttcaatctcgttactggcaagtctatttactcgttccgtaatgcatcatcccgtaactaactcattagtcacattgcttgcaaggcttatagtgatgtgcattaccgagagggcccagaaatacctcttcgatacacggtgtgacaaaccctaatcttgatctatgccaacttaacaaacaccttcggagacacctatagagcatctttataatcacccggttacgttgtgacatttgatggcacacaaagtgttcctccggtattcggaagttgcataatctcatagtgagaggaatatgtataattcatgaagaaagcaatagcaacaaaactaaacgatcattatgctaagctaacggatgggtcttgtacatcacatcattatctaatgatgtgatcccgttcatcaaatgacaacacttgtgtatggttaggaaacttaaccatctttgattaacgagctagtcaaatagaggcatactagggatactctgttttgtctatgtattcacacatgtattaagtttccggttaatacaattctagcatgaataataaacatttatcatgatataaggaaatataaataacatctttattattgcctctagggcatatttccttgagtctcccacttgcactagagtcgataatctagttcacatcaccatgtgatttagggcatctccagccgttcggcccccAAGGCGCCTAAATAGAGCGGCCTGGGGGTGTGTCGACGCTAGTTCGGCCCCTAAGGGCGACCTAGCTCCCAGTCACGCCCCCAAGCGCCGGCCCCAGGATGCGGGAAATTTGAACTAGGTCGTTCTCGCTCACAAAACACGCCACAAATCCGGCGATCGGACGTAGTCTGGCGTTACAAAAACAGAGTGCCGCACGCCGCAAGTTCGCGTGCGCAACGAATCACTCGGCGGGGTCGGCTCCAGGCGTTGGCGGAGTCGGCGTGCGCGGGCTCGGCGGTGTCGGAGCTGCTTCGGTGCTGGGCTGTGTCGGCGCGGCTTCGGTACTGCTGGGCGGCGATGTAGAGGCGTCGTTCGGGCTTGGCGTCcgtgtggccgtgggcgcgggAGCTGGCGTTATCGGCGTCGTCGGTGTTGCCGTCTGCATCTGGTTCAGGATGAGGCCACGCTCCGCCATG
Protein-coding sequences here:
- the LOC125506462 gene encoding peroxidase 2-like, with the protein product MASSSLSVVLLLLCLAAAASAQMSPTFYDASCPGALATIKSSVAAAVSSDPRMAASLLRLHFHDCFVQGCDASVLLAGNERNAFGNVGSLRGFDVIDKIKSNVEQACKRTVSCADILAVAARDSVVAVGGPSWTVSLGRRDSDTASETLANRDLPAPSLSVTDLITRFAAKGLNHTDMVALSGAHTIGQAQCKNFRTRLYSEENIDPALATSRKATCPQLTGSGDSNLAPLDDTTPDMFDNAYFVNLKLNKGLLHSDQVLYTLAGGATEDIIDGFASNQDAFNNAFAAAMVKMGNISPLIFPQGQVRRICSRAN